A single window of Girardinichthys multiradiatus isolate DD_20200921_A chromosome 15, DD_fGirMul_XY1, whole genome shotgun sequence DNA harbors:
- the batf gene encoding basic leucine zipper transcriptional factor ATF-like, producing the protein MAQGSDSNDTSYKSPSPGSRPSSSDDVKKVMRREKNRIAAQKSRMRQTQKADSLHLESENLEKENAALRKEVKQLTEEANYLSSVLSSHEPLCTGLAPQTPELLYPTHQSSYHRQHISVPHYQR; encoded by the exons GGGCTCTGACAGCAACGACACAAGCTACAAGTCCCCATCACCTGGAAGCAGACCG AGCTCCTCAGACGATGTGAAGAAAGTGATGCGGAGAGAAAAGAACCGGATTGCAGCACAGAAGAGCCGGATGAGGCAAACTCAGAAAGCTGACAGCCTTCACTTG GAGAGTGAGAACCTGGAGAAGGAGAACGCCGCCCTGAGGAAGGAGGTGAAGCAGCTTACGGAGGAGGCCAATTACCTGTCATCTGTGCTGAGCAGCCACGAGCCCCTGTGCACCGGACTGGCTCCCCAGACCCCTGAACTCCTCTACCCTACTCATCAAAGCAGCTACCACCGCCAGCACATTAGCGTACCACACTACCAGCGCTGA